A genomic window from Massilia sp. METH4 includes:
- the cydB gene encoding cytochrome d ubiquinol oxidase subunit II, with translation MILHTLLDYDTLRFTWWILLGVLLVAFAVTDGFDLGTGILLPFVGKTDLERRVVINAVGPVWEGNQVWLVLGGGAIFAAWPQLYAVSFSGFYLAMAAVLLALILRPVGFKYRSKRDDPRWRAAWDWALFVGGFVPSLIFGVAMGNVLQGVPFRLTPDMQIFYEGSFFGLLNPFALLCGLVSVAMLVMHGAAWLSLKTEGAVSARARASGIVAALATIVLYAAAGAMLWSFVDGYQVTSHVVTTGASNPLFKTVQAAASGAWFANYVNHPWTLAAPVAGFAGALLAMAGLARRWERATMLFSGLSIAGIVLSVGASMFPFILPSSLQPQASLTVWDSSSSHLTLFIMLVGSAIFLPLIVAYTTWVYKVLWGKVNPAEISGGRHHAY, from the coding sequence ATGATTCTTCATACCCTGCTCGACTACGACACGCTGCGCTTCACCTGGTGGATCCTGCTGGGCGTGCTGCTCGTCGCCTTCGCCGTGACCGACGGGTTCGACCTCGGCACCGGCATCCTGCTGCCCTTCGTGGGCAAGACCGACCTGGAACGCCGGGTCGTCATCAACGCCGTCGGCCCCGTGTGGGAAGGCAACCAGGTGTGGCTGGTGCTGGGCGGCGGCGCCATCTTCGCCGCCTGGCCGCAGCTCTACGCCGTGTCGTTCTCCGGCTTTTACCTGGCAATGGCCGCCGTGCTGCTGGCGCTGATCCTGCGCCCCGTCGGCTTCAAGTACCGCAGCAAGCGCGACGACCCGCGCTGGCGCGCCGCCTGGGACTGGGCGTTGTTCGTCGGCGGCTTCGTGCCTTCGCTGATCTTCGGCGTGGCCATGGGCAATGTGCTGCAGGGCGTGCCGTTCCGCCTGACGCCGGACATGCAGATTTTCTATGAAGGCAGCTTCTTCGGCCTGCTGAACCCCTTCGCCCTGCTGTGCGGCCTGGTGTCGGTGGCGATGCTCGTGATGCACGGCGCCGCATGGCTGTCGCTGAAGACCGAAGGCGCCGTGTCGGCCCGGGCGCGCGCCTCGGGTATCGTGGCCGCCCTGGCGACGATCGTGCTGTATGCCGCGGCCGGCGCCATGCTGTGGAGCTTCGTCGACGGCTACCAGGTGACCAGCCACGTCGTCACCACGGGCGCATCGAACCCGCTGTTCAAGACCGTGCAGGCGGCGGCAAGCGGCGCCTGGTTCGCCAACTACGTGAACCATCCCTGGACGCTGGCCGCCCCGGTCGCCGGATTCGCCGGCGCGTTGCTGGCCATGGCCGGCCTGGCGCGGCGCTGGGAACGCGCCACGATGCTCTTCTCCGGGCTGTCGATCGCCGGCATCGTGCTGAGCGTCGGGGCCTCGATGTTCCCGTTCATCCTGCCGTCGTCGCTGCAGCCGCAGGCCAGCCTCACGGTATGGGATTCGTCGTCCAGCCACCTCACGCTGTTCATCATGCTCGTCGGCTCGGCGATCTTCCTGCCGCTCATCGTGGCGTACACAACCTGGGTCTACAAGGTCCTGTGGGGCAAGGTGAACCCGGCCGAGATCAGCGGCGGCCGGCACCACGCCTATTGA
- a CDS encoding amidohydrolase family protein — MRIDAHQHFWRLADRNGAWPPPQLATIYRDFAPGDLEPLLREHRIDATVLVQSLPSEADTRFMLGLADRHPCIGAVVGWTDLKASDAPRRIAALAAHPKLRGLRPMLQELDEAWIADPALDPAVAAMLRHHLAFDALVLPRHLPALLAFARRHAGLPIVIDHIAKPAIATGDTARWRGDIAALAALPNVHCKLSGVVTEAGPDWTVERLRPCVAHVLEVFGSARVLWGSDWPVLELAADYRRWAAASEALLAHMDEAGRQAVFGANAGRFYRIG; from the coding sequence ATGAGGATCGACGCCCACCAGCACTTCTGGCGCCTGGCCGATCGCAACGGCGCCTGGCCGCCGCCGCAATTGGCGACGATTTACCGCGACTTCGCGCCGGGCGACCTGGAACCGCTGCTGCGCGAGCATCGCATCGATGCCACGGTGCTGGTGCAGTCGCTGCCGAGCGAGGCCGATACGCGGTTCATGTTGGGCCTGGCGGACCGGCACCCTTGCATCGGCGCCGTGGTGGGCTGGACTGACCTGAAGGCCAGCGACGCGCCGCGCCGTATCGCCGCGCTGGCGGCGCATCCGAAGCTGCGCGGCCTGCGGCCGATGCTGCAGGAACTGGACGAAGCGTGGATCGCCGATCCCGCGCTCGATCCGGCGGTGGCCGCCATGCTGCGGCATCACCTCGCGTTCGATGCGCTGGTGCTGCCGCGCCACCTGCCGGCGCTGCTGGCCTTCGCGCGGCGCCACGCCGGGCTGCCGATCGTGATCGACCATATCGCCAAGCCGGCGATCGCCACCGGTGACACGGCCCGGTGGCGCGGCGATATCGCCGCGCTGGCCGCGCTGCCCAACGTGCACTGCAAGCTGTCCGGCGTCGTCACCGAAGCGGGGCCGGACTGGACGGTGGAGCGCCTGCGGCCGTGCGTGGCGCATGTGCTGGAGGTGTTCGGCAGCGCCCGCGTGTTGTGGGGCAGCGACTGGCCCGTGCTCGAGCTGGCCGCCGACTACCGCCGCTGGGCCGCCGCCAGCGAGGCGCTGCTGGCCCATATGGACGAGGCGGGCCGGCAGGCCGTTTTCGGCGCCAATGCCGGGCGTTTCTACCGGATCGGATAG
- the cydX gene encoding cytochrome bd-I oxidase subunit CydX — translation MWYFAWLLGLPLAAAFAVLNAMWFELVDDARRRPVVPTSPAPLEEEPRRRQA, via the coding sequence ATGTGGTATTTCGCCTGGCTCCTCGGCCTGCCCCTCGCCGCCGCGTTCGCGGTACTGAATGCGATGTGGTTCGAACTGGTCGACGATGCACGGCGGCGGCCGGTCGTGCCCACGTCGCCCGCGCCGCTGGAAGAGGAACCGCGGCGGCGGCAGGCCTGA
- a CDS encoding PQQ-dependent sugar dehydrogenase: MNLPLPGPATTFSLTLLVCAAAPTAAHAMAGAAATARAPFEVKAVGTFKSPWAMAFLPDGNMLVTQKEGSMILFNPGTGAKRTLSGTPAVSSSGQGALMDVVPAPDFAASKLLYFSYSEPGRGAGSRVVLATATLDQAAGALRDTKVIFRAQDASTGGHYSGRIAFSPDGKHLFFTSGDRQLLNPAQDPKSTLGKVLRLDLDGTPAAGNPLAARGFHAAVWSYGHRNLLGIAFDRQGRLWEMEMGPRHGDEINLIKPALNYGWPRASNGSHYDGRDIPDHAPGDGFEAPKVSWNPAISPGGLAYYDANLFPQWRNSLFITGLSGQSLDRIALDGENATKAEHWDMGERIRAVRTGPDGALWLLEDGGRGRLLMLTPKK, translated from the coding sequence ATGAACTTGCCCCTGCCCGGCCCTGCCACCACTTTCTCGCTCACCCTGCTCGTCTGCGCGGCCGCTCCAACGGCCGCGCATGCGATGGCCGGTGCCGCGGCCACCGCCAGAGCGCCATTCGAGGTCAAGGCAGTCGGCACATTCAAGAGCCCATGGGCGATGGCCTTCCTGCCCGACGGGAATATGCTGGTGACGCAAAAGGAGGGTTCGATGATCCTGTTCAATCCAGGCACCGGTGCCAAGCGAACGCTGTCCGGCACGCCCGCCGTCAGCAGCAGCGGCCAGGGCGCGCTCATGGACGTCGTGCCCGCTCCCGATTTCGCGGCCAGCAAGCTGCTCTACTTCAGTTACTCCGAACCCGGTCGCGGTGCCGGCAGCCGGGTCGTGCTCGCCACCGCGACACTGGACCAGGCAGCCGGCGCGCTCAGGGATACGAAGGTCATCTTCCGTGCCCAGGATGCATCGACCGGCGGGCACTATTCGGGCCGCATCGCCTTCTCGCCGGACGGCAAGCATCTCTTCTTCACCAGCGGCGACCGCCAGCTTCTCAATCCGGCACAGGACCCCAAGTCGACGCTCGGCAAGGTGCTGCGCCTCGACCTCGACGGCACGCCGGCCGCCGGCAACCCGCTCGCGGCCAGGGGCTTTCATGCCGCCGTCTGGTCCTACGGCCACCGCAATCTGCTGGGCATTGCCTTCGACAGGCAGGGGCGCCTGTGGGAAATGGAGATGGGGCCGCGGCATGGCGACGAGATCAACCTGATCAAGCCTGCCCTCAACTATGGCTGGCCGAGGGCATCGAACGGCAGCCACTATGATGGGCGGGACATTCCCGATCACGCGCCCGGCGACGGCTTCGAGGCGCCGAAAGTGTCCTGGAACCCTGCCATCTCACCGGGCGGCCTCGCCTATTACGATGCGAACCTGTTCCCGCAGTGGAGGAATTCCCTGTTCATCACCGGTCTCTCGGGCCAGTCACTGGATCGCATCGCCCTCGACGGCGAGAACGCTACGAAGGCAGAACATTGGGACATGGGGGAACGCATCCGCGCCGTGCGCACCGGGCCGGATGGCGCGCTATGGCTGCTGGAGGACGGTGGGCGCGGCCGGTTGCTGATGCTGACGCCGAAAAAGTAG
- a CDS encoding amidohydrolase family protein, with protein MIDFNGKQLHGKELHEGPGQPNGSRQHGKKILAGDIVTMNAGRTILRQGRVCVDGARIAAVLAAGEPLPAGFEGIRATETGGTIFPGLIDLHNHLTYNMLPLWQVPKRYTNRNQWRTEEASYQSDVARPASLLARHPDADYTRAIIRYAECRSLFGGVTTAQGMSLSSTNGTRKLFEGLVRNVEQPIEQGWPVAAGQTLDYHPDEIATKLMPALKTGMPFFYHLSEGTDRGARQRFRDLLLHDGRWAVGKSMICIHCVGLKSRDFHVMARTAGMVWSPTSNLLLYGRTADVAAAKARGVPIALGADWSPSGCKNLLGELKVARAVSRKLGGLFSPRELVEMVTAVPAAMLSWNGHVGSIAAGLRADLLVIEGTHADPYTALVDAEETAIRAILIDGRIRVGEAGDFTVGDPLTSESFTIGGKEYHIDLVEEGDDAMGGMSLAEAVGKLTYGLQNLPRLAEESARPPAALMAASAAPQWRLELDMEGHDHDHGDHGVDHNGHGRNGNGHDDRGHAPMGFALRAAAPEAEVPVRPMSLDPITAVDDERFIERLLGNPNLPGYVRKSLRPR; from the coding sequence ATGATTGACTTTAATGGCAAGCAGCTGCATGGCAAGGAGCTGCACGAGGGCCCCGGCCAGCCGAACGGCAGCCGGCAACACGGCAAGAAAATCCTGGCTGGCGACATCGTCACGATGAATGCCGGGCGAACGATCCTGCGGCAGGGCCGGGTCTGCGTCGACGGCGCCAGGATCGCGGCCGTGCTGGCGGCCGGCGAGCCGCTGCCAGCCGGCTTCGAGGGCATCCGGGCGACGGAAACGGGGGGCACGATCTTCCCCGGCCTGATCGACCTGCACAACCACCTGACCTACAATATGCTGCCGCTGTGGCAGGTACCGAAGCGCTACACGAACCGCAACCAGTGGCGCACCGAGGAGGCCAGCTACCAGTCCGACGTGGCGCGGCCGGCCAGCCTGCTGGCCCGTCATCCGGATGCGGACTATACCCGCGCGATCATCCGCTATGCCGAGTGCCGCAGCCTGTTCGGCGGCGTGACCACGGCGCAGGGCATGTCGCTGTCGTCCACGAACGGCACACGCAAGCTGTTCGAGGGCCTGGTGCGCAATGTCGAGCAGCCGATCGAGCAGGGCTGGCCCGTGGCGGCCGGGCAGACGCTCGATTACCATCCGGACGAGATCGCGACCAAGCTGATGCCGGCGCTGAAGACCGGCATGCCGTTCTTCTACCACCTGAGCGAAGGCACGGATCGCGGTGCGCGGCAGCGCTTCCGCGACCTGCTGCTGCACGATGGCCGCTGGGCCGTGGGCAAGTCGATGATCTGCATCCACTGCGTGGGCCTGAAGTCGCGCGACTTCCACGTGATGGCCCGCACGGCCGGCATGGTGTGGTCGCCCACCAGCAACCTGCTGCTGTACGGCCGCACGGCCGACGTGGCCGCCGCCAAGGCGCGCGGCGTGCCCATCGCGCTCGGTGCCGACTGGAGCCCGAGCGGCTGCAAGAACCTGCTGGGCGAACTGAAGGTGGCGCGCGCCGTCAGCCGCAAGCTGGGCGGGCTGTTCTCGCCGCGCGAACTGGTGGAAATGGTAACGGCGGTGCCGGCCGCCATGCTGAGCTGGAATGGGCACGTGGGCAGCATCGCCGCCGGCCTGCGCGCCGACCTGCTCGTCATCGAAGGCACGCACGCCGACCCGTACACGGCCCTGGTCGACGCGGAAGAGACGGCGATCCGCGCCATCCTCATCGACGGGCGCATCCGCGTCGGCGAGGCCGGCGATTTCACCGTGGGCGATCCACTGACGAGCGAGTCGTTCACCATCGGCGGCAAGGAATACCACATCGACCTGGTGGAAGAGGGCGACGACGCGATGGGCGGCATGTCGCTGGCGGAGGCCGTCGGCAAGCTGACATACGGCTTGCAGAACCTGCCGCGGCTCGCCGAGGAATCGGCACGCCCGCCTGCCGCCCTCATGGCGGCAAGCGCCGCCCCGCAGTGGCGACTGGAGCTCGACATGGAGGGGCATGATCATGATCATGGCGATCATGGCGTCGATCACAATGGACATGGGCGGAACGGCAACGGCCACGACGACAGAGGGCACGCGCCGATGGGCTTTGCGTTGCGTGCGGCGGCGCCGGAAGCCGAGGTTCCCGTGCGGCCGATGTCCCTGGACCCGATCACCGCCGTGGACGATGAGCGCTTCATCGAACGCCTGCTCGGCAATCCCAACCTGCCGGGGTATGTGAGGAAGAGTCTGCGGCCGCGGTAG
- the corA gene encoding magnesium/cobalt transporter CorA: protein MLINCVAYQEGKKLSDIPVEDISEYLKEQDTFVWVALRDPGVDEIEVMKDEFSLHELAIEDAARGHQRPKMEEYGSNIFVVVHIVEMEGDDLKVGQLAVFAGANYVLSVRSDSRQDFLGVRARAEREPHQLGKGAGFVLYALVDAVVDRYFPIVDRLESDLESIEDQIFSQKNGQRANIERLYELKRKALVLRHAVIPLMDAVGRLHGGRVPAVVAETQDYFRDVHDHLFRIAGRLDAVRDTINTAIQVTLSMVAIEENDISKKLASYAAIFAVFTAFAGVWGMNFEFMPELKWKYGYPCALATMALVCGYLYRKFKKAGWL from the coding sequence ATGCTGATCAATTGCGTCGCCTACCAGGAAGGCAAGAAACTGTCCGACATTCCCGTCGAGGACATCAGTGAATACCTGAAGGAGCAGGACACCTTCGTGTGGGTCGCGTTGCGCGACCCCGGTGTCGACGAGATCGAGGTCATGAAGGACGAATTTTCCCTGCATGAACTGGCGATCGAGGATGCCGCGCGCGGCCACCAGCGGCCCAAGATGGAGGAGTACGGGTCGAACATCTTCGTCGTGGTGCACATCGTGGAAATGGAGGGCGACGATTTGAAGGTCGGCCAGCTGGCCGTGTTCGCGGGCGCGAACTACGTGCTGTCGGTGCGCAGCGATTCGCGCCAGGACTTCCTCGGCGTGCGCGCCCGCGCCGAGCGCGAACCGCACCAGCTGGGCAAGGGCGCGGGCTTCGTGCTGTATGCGCTGGTCGATGCCGTCGTCGACCGTTATTTTCCCATCGTCGACCGGCTCGAATCGGACCTGGAATCGATCGAGGACCAGATCTTCAGCCAGAAGAACGGGCAGCGCGCCAATATCGAACGGCTGTATGAGTTGAAGCGCAAGGCGCTGGTGCTGCGCCATGCCGTGATCCCGCTGATGGATGCGGTGGGGCGCCTGCACGGCGGCCGCGTGCCCGCCGTGGTGGCGGAAACCCAGGATTACTTCCGCGACGTGCACGATCACCTGTTCCGCATCGCCGGTCGGCTCGACGCCGTGCGCGACACGATCAACACGGCGATCCAGGTCACGCTCTCGATGGTGGCAATCGAGGAAAACGACATCAGCAAGAAGCTCGCCTCCTATGCGGCGATCTTCGCCGTATTCACGGCATTCGCCGGCGTGTGGGGCATGAACTTCGAGTTCATGCCGGAGTTGAAGTGGAAGTATGGTTACCCGTGCGCGCTCGCCACGATGGCGCTGGTGTGCGGTTACCTGTACCGCAAGTTCAAGAAGGCAGGGTGGCTGTGA
- a CDS encoding nuclear transport factor 2 family protein — translation MSSIEPRPPLPPFTRESAIEKVRLAEDGWNARNPERVSLAYTPDSRWRNRAEFVNGRAEIVQFLTRKWAKELDYRLIKELWAFEGNRIAVRYAYEWHDDSGNWFRSYGNENWEFDEQGLMARRFACINDLPIREADRKFHWPLGRRPDDHPGLSELGL, via the coding sequence ATGAGCAGCATCGAACCCCGTCCTCCCCTGCCCCCGTTCACCCGCGAAAGCGCGATCGAGAAAGTGCGACTGGCCGAAGACGGCTGGAACGCGCGCAACCCCGAAAGGGTCAGCCTTGCCTATACGCCGGACAGCCGCTGGCGCAACCGCGCCGAATTCGTCAACGGGCGAGCCGAGATCGTGCAATTCCTCACGCGCAAATGGGCGAAGGAACTCGATTACCGGCTGATCAAGGAACTGTGGGCGTTCGAAGGCAACCGCATCGCCGTGCGCTACGCCTATGAATGGCACGACGATTCGGGCAACTGGTTCCGCTCCTACGGCAACGAGAACTGGGAGTTCGACGAACAGGGGCTGATGGCGCGGCGCTTCGCGTGCATCAACGACTTGCCGATCCGCGAGGCGGACCGCAAGTTCCATTGGCCGCTGGGCCGGCGGCCGGATGACCATCCGGGGTTGAGCGAGCTGGGGCTGTAG
- a CDS encoding YihY/virulence factor BrkB family protein: MANTAQEMHAAETDLAAAARRLKSKSSDMLSSPYVLGGAVLGITAAGYALVRRRKAVPYTAAPKRSEGPASERSDGPASERSKAPPRETSEDFGDILKLVGVLVSLAASFAPAGKTTKVDAPASKNDTKVVPVRPDEHPSDVKVEQPGNTAPVRPRFEQTSASWVGRQWQIFLAAGNAWIDDYAPSMGAALSYYMLFSLAPLLVMVIAIAGAVFGQDAAQGAIIAQLGSIMGEEGATAVQGLLQAAREPSTGIVASIVGGLLLLLGATAMFAELQTDLDRIWEVPEKDKPSGIWGWLRSRVLSFGLVLGVAFMLMISLVVSAALAAAGEWLGGASGAESVIANVLNFAASLVIFTVLFAMIYKIMPSATISWHDVWMGSAVTALLFNVGKSLIGLYLAKSDVASGFGAAGSVVILVAWFYYSAQIFLFGAEYTWVYANSKARGKG, encoded by the coding sequence ATGGCCAATACCGCCCAGGAAATGCATGCTGCCGAAACCGACCTTGCCGCCGCCGCGCGGCGACTGAAATCGAAATCCTCCGACATGCTCTCTTCTCCCTATGTGCTTGGCGGGGCCGTGCTGGGGATCACCGCCGCGGGCTACGCGCTCGTCAGGCGCAGGAAAGCCGTGCCGTACACCGCGGCACCGAAGCGCAGCGAGGGCCCTGCATCGGAGCGCAGCGACGGCCCTGCATCGGAGCGCAGCAAGGCCCCCCCACGGGAGACCAGCGAGGACTTTGGCGACATCCTGAAACTGGTCGGCGTGCTTGTTTCACTTGCAGCGTCTTTTGCTCCGGCTGGCAAGACCACGAAGGTCGACGCACCCGCGAGCAAGAACGACACGAAGGTTGTTCCGGTGCGTCCGGATGAACACCCATCCGATGTGAAGGTTGAGCAACCAGGCAACACGGCGCCCGTGCGCCCGAGGTTCGAACAAACCTCGGCAAGCTGGGTTGGCAGGCAGTGGCAAATATTCCTGGCCGCGGGCAATGCATGGATCGATGACTACGCACCCAGCATGGGAGCGGCGCTTTCGTATTACATGCTGTTCTCCCTGGCACCTTTGCTGGTCATGGTCATCGCCATCGCCGGCGCGGTGTTTGGGCAGGATGCGGCGCAAGGCGCGATTATCGCGCAGCTCGGAAGCATCATGGGAGAAGAAGGGGCGACTGCAGTGCAAGGCCTGCTCCAGGCCGCGCGTGAACCGTCGACCGGAATTGTTGCAAGCATCGTTGGAGGGTTGCTCCTCCTGCTGGGCGCGACCGCGATGTTCGCCGAACTGCAAACGGATCTGGACCGCATCTGGGAAGTGCCGGAAAAGGATAAACCGTCGGGTATCTGGGGGTGGTTGCGCAGCCGCGTTCTATCCTTCGGGCTGGTATTGGGAGTCGCCTTCATGCTGATGATTTCGCTCGTCGTCAGCGCTGCGCTCGCCGCGGCGGGAGAATGGTTGGGCGGTGCTTCGGGAGCGGAAAGCGTGATAGCGAATGTATTGAATTTCGCTGCCTCACTGGTCATCTTCACGGTGCTGTTTGCGATGATTTACAAGATCATGCCCAGCGCGACGATATCCTGGCACGACGTGTGGATGGGGTCGGCGGTAACAGCGTTGCTCTTCAACGTGGGGAAATCGCTCATCGGCTTGTACCTGGCGAAATCGGACGTGGCCTCCGGCTTTGGCGCAGCCGGCTCGGTTGTGATCCTCGTCGCGTGGTTCTACTATTCAGCCCAGATCTTCCTGTTTGGCGCTGAATACACATGGGTCTACGCAAACAGCAAAGCACGGGGCAAGGGCTGA
- a CDS encoding cytochrome ubiquinol oxidase subunit I, whose product MDLDVVGLSRLQFALTALYHFLFVPLTLGLSMLLAIMETVYVMTGRTIWRQMTKFWGVLFGINFAIGVSTGLVMEFQFGMNWSYYSHYVGDVFGAPLAMEGLMAFFLEATFVGLFFFGWDKLTKIQHLVVTWLTAIGTNFSALWILIANGWMQNPVGAALNPQTMRMEVTDFSAVLTNPVAQAKFVHTVSAGYVVAALFVLGVSAWYLLKGRHVEVAKRSLTVAASFGLAASLSVVVLGDESGYLSTEHQKMKLAAIEAMWHTEKAPAPFTAFGFPDQEARETHYAIHIPFVMGLIGTRSLDTDIPGIHELVGVAETRIREGIQAYDALERIRALGGNATVPAELQARFEEHSAVLGYALLLKRYVDDPRLATEAQIRQAANDTVPRVAPLFWSFRVMVGLGLFFIVLTATFFVLSARRKLDAYPWLLKVAVWSIPLPFIAAEAGWIVAELGRQPWAIEGVLPTAVAVSNLGIQTVLGTLIGFVVLYTILLVVEMKLMLKAIRKGPEPELAAAQRPAPAVPASHAQLMTTE is encoded by the coding sequence ATGGATCTCGACGTTGTCGGGCTCTCCCGACTGCAGTTCGCCCTGACGGCGCTGTACCATTTTCTGTTCGTTCCGCTGACGCTCGGCCTGTCGATGCTGCTGGCCATCATGGAAACGGTGTACGTGATGACCGGCCGCACGATCTGGCGCCAGATGACCAAGTTCTGGGGCGTGCTGTTCGGGATTAACTTCGCCATCGGCGTCTCTACCGGCCTCGTGATGGAATTCCAGTTCGGCATGAACTGGAGCTACTACAGCCACTACGTGGGCGACGTGTTCGGCGCTCCGCTGGCCATGGAGGGCTTGATGGCCTTCTTCCTGGAAGCCACCTTCGTGGGCCTGTTCTTCTTCGGCTGGGACAAGCTGACGAAAATCCAGCACCTCGTCGTGACGTGGCTGACCGCCATCGGCACCAATTTCTCGGCGCTGTGGATCCTGATCGCCAACGGATGGATGCAGAACCCGGTCGGCGCCGCCCTCAACCCGCAGACCATGCGCATGGAAGTGACGGACTTCTCCGCCGTGCTGACGAACCCGGTGGCGCAGGCAAAGTTCGTGCACACGGTGTCCGCCGGCTACGTGGTCGCCGCCCTGTTCGTGCTCGGCGTGTCCGCATGGTACCTGCTGAAGGGCCGCCACGTCGAGGTGGCGAAGCGCTCGCTGACCGTGGCGGCGTCGTTCGGCCTGGCCGCCTCGCTGTCCGTCGTCGTGCTGGGCGACGAGAGCGGCTACCTGTCGACCGAACACCAGAAGATGAAACTTGCCGCCATCGAAGCCATGTGGCATACCGAAAAGGCGCCCGCGCCATTCACCGCCTTCGGCTTCCCCGACCAGGAGGCCCGCGAAACGCACTACGCGATCCACATCCCCTTCGTGATGGGCCTGATCGGCACGCGCTCGCTCGATACCGACATCCCCGGCATCCATGAACTGGTGGGCGTGGCCGAGACGCGCATCCGCGAAGGCATCCAGGCCTACGACGCGCTGGAACGGATCCGCGCGCTGGGCGGCAACGCCACGGTGCCGGCCGAGCTGCAGGCGCGCTTCGAGGAGCACAGCGCCGTGCTCGGCTACGCGCTCCTCCTCAAGCGCTATGTGGACGACCCGCGCCTGGCCACCGAGGCGCAGATCAGGCAGGCCGCCAACGATACGGTGCCGCGGGTGGCGCCCCTGTTCTGGTCCTTCCGCGTGATGGTCGGGCTGGGCCTCTTCTTCATCGTGCTGACCGCCACGTTCTTCGTGCTGTCGGCGCGCCGCAAGCTCGATGCCTACCCATGGCTGCTGAAGGTCGCCGTGTGGTCGATCCCCCTGCCCTTCATCGCCGCCGAGGCGGGCTGGATCGTGGCGGAACTGGGCCGCCAGCCCTGGGCCATCGAAGGCGTGCTGCCGACCGCGGTGGCCGTGTCGAACCTGGGCATCCAGACGGTGCTGGGCACGCTGATCGGCTTCGTGGTGCTGTACACGATCCTGCTGGTGGTGGAAATGAAGCTGATGCTGAAAGCAATCCGCAAGGGCCCGGAACCCGAGCTGGCGGCCGCGCAGCGCCCCGCGCCCGCCGTGCCGGCATCCCATGCACAACTGATGACTACGGAGTAA